The Scyliorhinus canicula unplaced genomic scaffold, sScyCan1.1, whole genome shotgun sequence genome window below encodes:
- the LOC119961550 gene encoding gastrula zinc finger protein XlCGF8.2DB-like encodes MEEKSSIHSEEKPYTCSVCGRGFNRSSGLSKRKCRHDGGKPWKCGDCGKGFSYPSELEIHQRGHTGERPFTCSDCGRGFTKSSILLTHQRTHTGEKPFTCSDCGKRFTQSSTLLKHQRIHTGEKPFTCSVCGMGFTQSSTLLTHQRIHTREKPFTCSDCGKRFAHQSTLLTHQQVHTKQRPFICFECGKGFINSSHLMIHQRVHTDERPFKCLDCGKCFKTSQELVSHQQVHTDEKPFRCSHCGTGFKRSSHLTVHQRNHTGETPYACSKCGKRFTQSSALLRHQRIHTERDRSSALIVGRDSFNHPTY; translated from the coding sequence ATGGAAGAAAAAAGcagcattcacagtgaggagaaaccgtacacgtgttctgtgtgtggacgagggttCAATCGATCATCTGGCCTGTCAAAACGTAAATGTAGGCATGATGGGGGGaagccgtggaaatgtggggattgtgggaaaggattcagttacccatcagagctggaaattcatcagcgtggtcacaccggggagaggccattcacctgctcggacTGTGGGAGGGGATTTACGAAGTCATCcatcctgctgacacaccagcgcacacacactggggagaagccattcacctgctctgactgtgggaagagattcactcagtcatccactctgctgaaacatcagcgaatacacactggggagaaaccattcacctgttctgtgtgtggcatgggattcactcagtcatccaccctgctgacacaccagcgaatacACACCAgggagaagccatttacctgctctgattgtgggaagagattcgcTCACCAATCCACCCTGCTGAcgcaccagcaggttcacactaaacagagaccattcatctgcttcgagtgtgggaagggattcattaattcatcgCACCTGATGATACACCAAagagttcacactgacgagagaccttttaaatgtctgGACTGCGGGAAGTGTTTTAAAACCTCGCAGGAACTGGTCTCCCATCAAcaggttcacactgatgagaaaccgttcagatgctctcactgcgggactgggttcaaacgatcatctcacctcactgtacaccagcgcaatcacacaggagagacaccgTACgcttgctccaagtgtgggaagaggtTCACTCAGTCATCCGCTCTGCTaaggcaccagcgaattcacacggagagagaccgttcatctgctctgattgtgggaagagattcattcaATCATCCAACCTACTGA